A portion of the Nitratidesulfovibrio termitidis HI1 genome contains these proteins:
- a CDS encoding sensor histidine kinase has product MTRLLHDHAGTGLCAVAPSGRVLGVSGLFLRALGLAAPPSGAMLHDLLPLSETCPPCAGWLWLLDLPPARQDPHHPHDAAGNGRTPAAGPRHARVRGGVLVCTLSPAEARAIPDCPALQDPPDPAADTSGRPATHGRAGVLLQLHAPDLPDLPDLPSLPYLPSLPYLPDMPDMPDMQDMPDTPAKPELPDLPVGTNDPAGVDAAATPYPHPAVPDAHLRQALDALSVGLAHDFGNVVASILGFAEIAISRLHAAPATPHATDPMVLRSLDNIVLGCQRAREVIAFAQSVAGRVDLNTEPVDLHALVTAWCAELADELPPDARWAVSCGLPPERLSPSLQSPPASTASTASTASTASTAARAAGAASPSPVATSQPGPQGQPSHADRLSHPDRLPLVRVDAARLREAFAEIWRNAAWAVQGADVDRMRTTQSPDGTGSASPASPAHSARTSPDDDSPAGRILVETTLVPASPRLPGRWVRVRVRDTGKGMDADTLCRMRDPYFSTKARHEGKGRGLARAAGIVRAHGGRLDIVAGPGLGCMVDILLPVAG; this is encoded by the coding sequence ATGACACGCCTGCTGCACGACCATGCCGGAACCGGCCTTTGCGCGGTGGCCCCCTCGGGCCGCGTGCTTGGCGTGAGCGGACTGTTCCTGCGCGCACTGGGCCTTGCAGCGCCCCCATCCGGCGCCATGCTGCACGACCTGCTGCCGCTGTCCGAAACCTGCCCTCCCTGCGCGGGATGGCTCTGGCTGCTGGACCTCCCCCCCGCCCGGCAGGACCCGCACCACCCGCACGACGCAGCGGGCAACGGGCGCACGCCTGCGGCAGGGCCACGCCACGCCCGCGTGCGCGGAGGCGTGCTGGTGTGCACCCTGTCCCCTGCCGAAGCGCGCGCCATCCCCGATTGCCCCGCCCTGCAAGACCCGCCTGATCCTGCTGCCGACACCAGCGGCCGGCCAGCGACCCATGGGCGTGCAGGCGTGCTGCTGCAACTGCATGCCCCCGATCTGCCAGATCTGCCAGACCTGCCAAGCCTGCCATATCTGCCAAGCCTGCCATATCTGCCTGATATGCCTGATATGCCTGATATGCAGGATATGCCTGATACGCCGGCCAAGCCGGAATTGCCGGACCTGCCTGTCGGGACGAACGATCCTGCCGGAGTGGATGCAGCGGCAACGCCGTATCCACACCCCGCTGTGCCGGACGCCCATCTGCGCCAGGCGCTGGACGCCCTGTCCGTGGGTCTGGCGCACGACTTCGGCAACGTGGTGGCCTCCATCCTCGGGTTCGCGGAAATCGCCATCTCGCGCCTGCACGCGGCACCCGCCACGCCGCACGCCACCGACCCCATGGTGCTGCGCAGCCTGGACAACATCGTGCTGGGCTGCCAGCGCGCCCGCGAAGTCATCGCCTTTGCCCAGTCCGTTGCCGGGCGGGTGGACCTGAACACGGAACCTGTCGACCTGCACGCGCTGGTCACCGCATGGTGCGCCGAACTGGCGGATGAACTGCCTCCCGACGCCCGGTGGGCGGTATCCTGCGGCCTGCCCCCGGAGCGGCTCTCCCCGTCACTCCAGTCACCCCCAGCGTCCACGGCGTCCACGGCGTCCACGGCGTCCACAGCATCCACGGCTGCAAGGGCAGCCGGGGCAGCCTCGCCCTCCCCGGTCGCCACCAGCCAGCCCGGCCCTCAGGGGCAGCCCTCCCACGCCGACCGGCTGTCCCACCCCGACCGGCTCCCGCTGGTACGCGTGGATGCGGCCCGCCTGCGCGAAGCCTTTGCCGAGATATGGCGCAACGCCGCCTGGGCGGTGCAGGGCGCGGATGTGGACCGGATGCGCACCACGCAATCGCCGGACGGCACGGGCAGCGCTTCTCCGGCATCACCCGCCCATTCCGCGCGCACGTCCCCTGACGATGACAGCCCCGCCGGACGCATTCTGGTGGAAACCACCCTGGTCCCGGCCTCGCCCCGCCTTCCCGGCCGCTGGGTGCGCGTACGGGTGCGCGACACCGGCAAGGGCATGGATGCGGACACCCTGTGCCGCATGCGCGACCCCTATTTTTCCACCAAGGCCCGGCACGAGGGCAAGGGACGCGGTCTGGCCCGCGCCGCGGGCATCGTGCGGGCCCACGGCGGGCGGCTGGACATCGTGGCAGGGCCGGGCCTGGGCTGCATGGTGGACATCCTGCTGCCCGTGGCCGGCTGA
- the uvrC gene encoding excinuclease ABC subunit UvrC, with product MQKPVMSSIPDTPGVYLYKDAAGRILYVGKAKHLRKRIASYFREAAEGAPPPQTPKTIAMLRQAERLDTLSTTTEKEALLLEASLIKKHRPRYNIVLRDDKQYVLFRLQKKHPYPRLDIVRAVRRDGAQYYGPFTSAGAARATWKAIHRAFPLRRCTDRALENRVRPCLYHFIGQCLAPCVFDVPQGEYAALVQRVEMLLAGRSGELVGQLRTEMEAASEALEFERAAGLRDQIRAVERTVERQAAVLPGGGDLDVVGIADTGGGLGLGVLFVRQGAVLDGRAFLWPGLGFEEAPELLLSFLGQFYGPHSAIPARIVVPWLPVTEGTEGTEGTEGTGENDAAGTSPATAVPLPPEGLGDAAAPDASSPLAELAESEESGALAPLHPPAPISPQAATDMSLRAIEETLADLRGGPVRIVAPRSPEENRLVDMAAANAREHARREAEAPLPDLLARALHLPAPVRRVEAVDISHTGGRSTRAGMVVFEDGRPVRDAWRAYALDRLVDRPADRPAGSPADLPASNAPDGLPGCLPDENMDGQAGEAPETSTDNTGQFLTFTAGDDYAALAEWARRRIASGPPWADLVLIDGGRGQLSAVQRAVREAGGEGLFALASIAKARTEDGRADRRAGNVADRIFLPGRANPLPLRDGAPELLFLQHVRDAVHDFAIGRHRRARAGAALTGELQRVEGVGPKTARLLWDRFGTLAAMRAASEKELAEVPGIGPRRARQIHQRLKEMDTSRRR from the coding sequence ATGCAAAAGCCCGTAATGTCCAGCATTCCCGATACGCCCGGAGTCTACCTGTATAAGGACGCCGCCGGGCGCATCCTGTACGTGGGCAAGGCCAAGCACCTGCGCAAGCGCATCGCGTCCTACTTCCGGGAGGCCGCCGAAGGCGCGCCGCCGCCGCAAACGCCCAAGACCATCGCCATGCTGCGCCAGGCCGAACGGCTGGACACCCTCAGCACCACCACCGAAAAGGAGGCGCTGCTGCTGGAGGCCAGCCTGATCAAGAAGCATCGGCCCCGCTACAATATCGTGCTGCGCGACGACAAGCAGTACGTGCTCTTTCGCCTGCAGAAGAAGCATCCCTACCCGCGCCTGGACATCGTGCGCGCAGTGCGCCGCGACGGCGCCCAGTATTACGGCCCGTTCACCTCCGCCGGGGCGGCCCGCGCCACGTGGAAGGCCATTCACCGTGCCTTTCCCCTGCGCCGCTGCACGGACAGGGCACTGGAAAACCGGGTGCGCCCCTGCCTGTATCATTTCATAGGGCAGTGCCTTGCCCCGTGCGTGTTCGATGTGCCGCAGGGCGAATACGCCGCGCTGGTGCAGCGGGTGGAGATGCTGCTGGCGGGCCGCTCGGGCGAACTGGTGGGCCAGTTGCGCACGGAGATGGAAGCTGCCTCCGAGGCGCTGGAGTTCGAACGTGCCGCCGGGCTGCGCGACCAGATCCGCGCAGTGGAACGCACTGTGGAACGCCAGGCCGCCGTGCTGCCGGGCGGGGGCGACCTGGACGTGGTGGGCATCGCGGACACCGGCGGCGGGCTGGGACTTGGCGTGCTGTTCGTGCGCCAGGGCGCGGTGCTGGATGGCCGGGCCTTCCTGTGGCCGGGCCTTGGCTTCGAGGAGGCCCCGGAACTGCTGCTGAGCTTCCTGGGGCAGTTCTACGGCCCGCATTCGGCCATTCCCGCGCGCATCGTGGTGCCGTGGCTGCCCGTGACCGAAGGGACGGAAGGGACAGAAGGGACAGAAGGGACGGGGGAAAACGACGCCGCCGGGACTTCCCCGGCCACGGCTGTACCGCTCCCCCCTGAAGGGTTGGGCGACGCAGCAGCACCGGATGCATCGTCTCCATTGGCCGAACTGGCCGAATCAGAGGAATCGGGCGCGCTGGCTCCCCTCCATCCGCCCGCGCCCATCTCCCCCCAGGCGGCCACGGACATGAGCCTGCGCGCCATAGAGGAAACCCTGGCCGACCTGCGCGGCGGTCCGGTGCGCATCGTGGCGCCCCGCTCGCCCGAAGAGAACCGGCTGGTGGACATGGCCGCCGCCAACGCCCGCGAACATGCCCGCCGCGAGGCGGAAGCCCCCCTGCCCGACCTGCTGGCCCGCGCCCTGCACCTGCCCGCGCCGGTGCGCCGGGTGGAGGCCGTGGACATTTCACACACCGGGGGCCGTTCCACCCGCGCGGGCATGGTGGTCTTCGAGGATGGACGCCCGGTACGCGACGCCTGGCGGGCCTATGCCCTCGACCGTCTTGTGGACCGTCCCGCCGACCGTCCGGCGGGCAGCCCCGCCGACCTGCCTGCCTCCAACGCGCCAGACGGTCTGCCAGGCTGTCTGCCAGACGAGAACATGGACGGGCAGGCGGGCGAGGCCCCCGAAACCTCCACCGACAACACTGGCCAGTTCCTCACCTTCACGGCAGGCGACGACTACGCCGCCCTGGCCGAGTGGGCCCGGCGGCGCATCGCCTCCGGCCCGCCGTGGGCGGACCTGGTATTGATTGACGGCGGGCGCGGCCAGCTTTCCGCCGTGCAGCGGGCCGTCCGCGAGGCAGGCGGAGAAGGGCTGTTCGCGCTGGCCTCCATCGCCAAGGCCCGCACAGAGGATGGCCGGGCCGACCGCCGCGCGGGCAACGTGGCCGACCGCATATTCCTGCCGGGCCGGGCCAACCCGCTGCCCCTGCGCGACGGCGCGCCGGAACTGCTGTTTCTTCAGCACGTGCGCGACGCCGTGCACGACTTCGCCATCGGGCGGCACCGCCGTGCCCGCGCCGGGGCGGCCCTGACCGGCGAATTGCAGCGCGTGGAAGGGGTGGGCCCCAAGACCGCGCGCCTGCTGTGGGACCGCTTCGGCACGCTGGCCGCCATGCGCGCCGCCAGCGAGAAGGAACTGGCGGAAGTGCCGGGCATCGGCCCGCGCCGGGCACGCCAGATACACCAGCGACTGAAGGAGATGGACACCTCCCGCCGCCGCTGA
- a CDS encoding outer membrane homotrimeric porin yields the protein MKRIVTLMLAAMLVLGSVAGASAADIKVKGQWDFAFQWLDNTNFQDSDQDGNSEDDFDARQRLRTQIDIIASENLRGVVFFEIGDTIWGRGSQGGALGADGTVVEVKRSYIDWTVPNTDLMVRMGIQGLALPGAVAGSPVLDDDVAALTLSYKFNDMVGLTAFWARPYDNDSGNTTNDSNDMDELDLFGLVVPVTLDGAKITPWAMYGSLGKDVNPTATGANGGSGRQAAYGLRPVNPTGSSTFSDDTSAWWGGASFELTMFSPLSFKMDAMYGAVDGDDEEMDRSGWMVIGAVDYKMDMMTPGIFAWYASGDDDDATNGSERMPYVMPDFGPTSFGFDKVGAPIATDSIVSVSGTGMWGVGVQLANISFVENLKHTVRVVYMQGTNDEDMAAAAGNPVKTDNGIYMTEEDSAIEVNIDHFYKIYDNLDLIVEMGYIKADFDEDTWGTDDFSDAWKLGFNLKYSF from the coding sequence ATGAAGCGCATCGTTACTCTGATGCTCGCCGCCATGCTGGTGCTCGGCTCCGTCGCCGGCGCCTCGGCCGCCGACATCAAGGTGAAAGGCCAGTGGGACTTCGCGTTCCAGTGGCTGGACAACACCAACTTCCAGGATAGTGACCAGGACGGCAACAGCGAAGACGACTTCGACGCCCGTCAGCGCCTGCGCACCCAGATCGACATCATCGCCAGCGAAAACCTGCGCGGCGTGGTGTTCTTCGAAATCGGCGACACCATCTGGGGCCGCGGCTCCCAGGGCGGCGCTCTCGGCGCCGACGGTACCGTCGTTGAAGTGAAGCGTTCGTACATCGACTGGACCGTGCCCAACACCGACCTGATGGTCCGCATGGGCATCCAGGGCCTGGCCCTGCCTGGCGCCGTGGCCGGTTCGCCGGTTCTCGACGACGACGTGGCCGCCCTTACCCTGAGCTACAAGTTCAACGACATGGTCGGCCTGACCGCCTTCTGGGCGCGTCCGTACGACAACGATTCCGGCAATACCACCAACGACTCCAATGACATGGACGAGCTCGACCTGTTCGGCCTGGTCGTGCCCGTGACCCTCGACGGCGCCAAGATCACCCCTTGGGCGATGTACGGCTCCCTCGGCAAGGATGTGAACCCCACCGCCACCGGCGCCAACGGCGGTTCCGGCCGTCAGGCCGCCTACGGCCTGCGTCCTGTGAATCCCACCGGTTCCAGCACCTTCTCTGACGACACCAGCGCCTGGTGGGGCGGTGCGTCCTTCGAACTGACCATGTTCTCGCCCCTGTCCTTCAAGATGGACGCCATGTACGGCGCCGTTGACGGCGACGACGAAGAAATGGATCGTTCCGGCTGGATGGTTATCGGTGCTGTCGACTACAAGATGGACATGATGACCCCCGGCATCTTCGCCTGGTACGCCTCTGGTGACGACGACGACGCCACCAACGGTTCCGAGCGCATGCCCTACGTCATGCCCGACTTCGGTCCCACCTCCTTCGGCTTCGACAAGGTCGGCGCGCCCATCGCCACCGACTCCATCGTGTCCGTCAGCGGTACCGGCATGTGGGGCGTTGGCGTGCAACTGGCCAACATCTCCTTCGTGGAAAACCTGAAGCACACCGTTCGCGTTGTGTACATGCAGGGCACCAACGACGAAGACATGGCCGCCGCCGCTGGCAACCCGGTCAAGACCGACAACGGCATCTACATGACCGAAGAAGACAGCGCCATCGAAGTGAACATCGATCACTTCTACAAGATCTACGACAACCTGGACCTGATCGTTGAAATGGGCTACATCAAGGCCGACTTCGACGAAGACACCTGGGGCACCGACGACTTCAGCGACGCCTGGAAGCTCGGTTTCAACCTCAAGTACAGCTTCTAG
- a CDS encoding outer membrane homotrimeric porin, which translates to MKRFATLMLAFALVLGAFSAAQAADIKAKGVWAFDFSWLDSGDYTSMDDDSRSDDDFSASQRFRTQIDVIASESLKGVVFFEIGNTVWGRGDQGGALGADRTNVEVRRSYIDWMVPNTALKVRMGIQGLALPGAVVPSSPVFDDDVAALTLSYAVNDMVGVTAFWARPFDNDSGNTTNTKNDFDEVDVFGLAVPVTLDGFKVTPYGVYASVGKDVNPGAATATGGWEFQQGMLSMAESIAPAGIDQGSDTYNAWWGGVAFEMSAFSPFSLKVDAVYGSKTADDDAESAERAGWLVAALAEYQLDMVKPGILAWYGSGEDDDITDGSERMPSLSPTGWGVTSFGFPGSVYRQDTYFGLNGAGTWAVGLQLADITFMENLSHVFRVVYMQGTNDADVVKGNSAVITAFAPTAGEVFLTDEDSAIEVNFDTTYKIYENLSLVVEMGWIKLDMDEDTWGTDDYSDAKKLVFNFIYEF; encoded by the coding sequence ATGAAACGTTTTGCTACCCTGATGCTGGCCTTCGCACTGGTGCTGGGCGCCTTCTCCGCTGCCCAGGCCGCCGACATCAAGGCCAAGGGCGTGTGGGCGTTCGATTTCTCGTGGCTGGACAGCGGCGACTACACCTCCATGGATGACGACAGCCGCAGCGATGACGACTTCTCCGCCAGCCAGCGCTTCCGCACCCAGATCGACGTCATCGCCAGCGAATCCCTGAAGGGCGTCGTGTTCTTTGAAATCGGCAACACCGTGTGGGGCCGTGGCGACCAGGGCGGCGCGCTTGGCGCTGACCGCACCAACGTCGAAGTGCGTCGTTCGTACATCGACTGGATGGTGCCCAATACCGCCCTGAAGGTGCGCATGGGTATCCAGGGTCTGGCCCTGCCCGGCGCCGTGGTGCCTTCCTCCCCCGTGTTCGACGACGACGTGGCCGCCCTTACGCTGTCCTACGCCGTCAACGACATGGTGGGCGTGACCGCCTTCTGGGCGCGTCCGTTCGACAACGATTCGGGCAACACCACCAACACCAAGAACGACTTCGACGAAGTCGACGTGTTCGGCCTGGCCGTGCCCGTGACCCTGGACGGCTTCAAGGTCACCCCCTACGGCGTGTACGCTTCCGTGGGCAAGGACGTGAATCCTGGTGCCGCTACGGCCACTGGTGGCTGGGAATTCCAGCAGGGCATGCTGAGCATGGCTGAATCCATTGCTCCTGCGGGCATCGACCAGGGCTCTGACACCTACAACGCCTGGTGGGGCGGCGTGGCGTTCGAAATGAGCGCCTTCTCGCCCTTCTCGCTGAAGGTCGACGCCGTGTACGGCTCCAAGACCGCCGACGACGACGCTGAATCCGCCGAGCGCGCTGGCTGGTTGGTTGCCGCCCTTGCCGAATACCAGCTCGACATGGTCAAGCCCGGCATCCTGGCCTGGTACGGCTCTGGCGAAGACGACGACATCACCGACGGTTCCGAACGCATGCCTTCCCTCTCCCCCACCGGTTGGGGCGTGACCAGCTTCGGCTTCCCCGGTTCCGTGTACCGCCAGGACACCTACTTCGGTCTTAACGGCGCCGGCACCTGGGCCGTGGGCCTGCAGCTGGCCGACATCACCTTCATGGAAAACCTGTCCCACGTGTTCCGCGTGGTGTACATGCAGGGCACCAACGACGCCGACGTGGTGAAGGGCAACAGCGCCGTCATCACCGCGTTCGCTCCCACCGCTGGTGAAGTGTTCCTGACCGACGAAGACAGCGCCATCGAAGTGAACTTCGACACCACCTACAAGATCTACGAGAACCTTTCCCTCGTGGTCGAAATGGGCTGGATCAAGCTCGACATGGATGAAGACACCTGGGGCACGGACGACTACTCCGACGCCAAGAAGCTGGTCTTCAACTTCATCTACGAGTTCTAA
- a CDS encoding CBS domain-containing protein: protein MLIREWMTQDVITVTPDTSMMKASKILKENRIRRLPVVDAEGRLIGIVSDRDIKEASPSKATTLDMHELYYLLSEIKVKDIMTRDPFTVRADDTVETVALNMIEKRIGGLPVVDDAGKLVGIISDSDVFKVLITITGVRHGGVQFAFELENTPGTLKPIVDTLREHNARIISILTSMDDSSGPTRRVYIRILPMDRAEENRIIEAVKSRFTLMYWARDNVHPA, encoded by the coding sequence ATGCTCATTCGCGAATGGATGACCCAGGATGTCATCACCGTAACGCCTGATACGTCAATGATGAAGGCCTCCAAAATCCTCAAGGAGAACCGCATCCGCCGCCTGCCCGTGGTGGACGCCGAAGGCCGTCTGATCGGCATCGTCTCCGACCGGGACATCAAGGAAGCCTCGCCCTCCAAGGCCACCACGCTCGACATGCACGAGCTGTACTATCTGCTTTCCGAAATCAAGGTCAAAGACATCATGACGCGCGACCCGTTCACGGTGCGCGCCGACGACACGGTGGAAACCGTGGCCCTGAACATGATCGAAAAGCGCATCGGCGGTCTGCCCGTTGTCGACGACGCGGGCAAGCTGGTGGGCATCATTTCCGACAGCGACGTGTTCAAGGTGCTCATCACCATCACCGGCGTGCGCCACGGCGGCGTGCAGTTCGCCTTTGAACTGGAAAACACCCCCGGCACCTTGAAGCCCATCGTGGACACCCTGCGCGAACACAACGCGCGCATCATCTCCATCCTCACCTCCATGGACGATTCCAGCGGCCCCACCCGCCGGGTGTACATCCGCATCCTGCCCATGGACCGCGCCGAGGAAAACCGCATCATCGAAGCGGTAAAGAGCCGCTTCACGCTCATGTACTGGGCGCGCGACAACGTGCACCCCGCCTAG
- a CDS encoding YitT family protein, producing the protein MFERELRNVSMTVWWNLALLTIGGTLFSLGMKSIAVPHGFISGGIFGTGIYIYYATGILSPAVWYLLLNLPIFVLGWLFVSRRFFLYSLYGTAVTTIAAQFITWQAHITNPLLAAVAAGTVCGAGLGIVLRSLGSEGGMTIIAIILHQRWSMRVGQVSFLYNFVLFMVGLATLDVDMVLYSVILVYTYSQVMDYVHSLFNQRKMVFIVSECAECIAAEILQHLHRGATFLQGKGAFTGRDKQVLMTVVQNYQLKRLEETVFRHDPNAFMIVENTFNVLGTGFSKRKVY; encoded by the coding sequence ATGTTCGAAAGGGAATTGCGCAACGTCAGCATGACCGTATGGTGGAACCTGGCGCTGCTGACCATCGGGGGCACGCTGTTCTCGCTGGGCATGAAGTCCATTGCCGTGCCGCACGGGTTCATCTCCGGCGGCATCTTCGGCACGGGCATCTATATCTACTACGCGACGGGCATTCTGTCGCCTGCCGTGTGGTACCTGCTGCTCAACTTGCCCATCTTCGTGCTGGGCTGGCTGTTCGTGAGCCGTCGCTTCTTCCTGTACAGCCTGTACGGCACGGCGGTGACCACCATAGCCGCGCAGTTCATCACCTGGCAGGCGCACATCACCAACCCGCTGCTGGCAGCGGTGGCGGCAGGCACCGTATGCGGGGCGGGCCTTGGCATCGTGTTGCGTTCGCTGGGCAGCGAAGGCGGCATGACCATCATTGCCATCATACTGCACCAGCGCTGGAGCATGCGCGTGGGACAGGTGAGCTTTCTCTACAATTTCGTGCTGTTCATGGTTGGTCTGGCCACGCTGGACGTGGACATGGTGCTGTATTCCGTCATTCTGGTATACACGTATTCACAGGTGATGGATTACGTGCACTCGCTGTTCAACCAGCGCAAGATGGTGTTCATCGTTTCAGAATGTGCGGAATGCATCGCGGCGGAGATATTGCAGCATCTGCACAGAGGCGCCACATTCCTGCAAGGAAAGGGCGCCTTTACAGGACGCGACAAGCAGGTGCTGATGACCGTGGTGCAGAACTATCAGCTGAAGCGTCTGGAAGAAACGGTGTTCCGGCATGACCCCAACGCGTTCATGATCGTGGAGAACACCTTCAACGTGCTGGGAACGGGGTTTTCCAAGAGAAAGGTCTACTAG
- a CDS encoding tetratricopeptide repeat-containing diguanylate cyclase, translated as MPMKQPTAPGAAASDSSRPSAQADPVCPPSRAARSATPASPIWQVPLTRRDLIAFEHRLRDAMARVLPFKAYSLYFPRAASGPEPLWLPQERKLLVPLMHQGEQLGVFVARGVPARTARALSPVLPGVAGLCLENLQLYKASLTDPVTGLATRQHLLDAIAREVDCIRDCFSTASEGKCDLAAGHRASMGVIAVRLGSLREVARDHGYVFADRLIAALAEELRRAAPEQALTARTGDFEFALFVPAGTSGGCRKLAVDMVRRLRGVTITCGLTDEPVGVAVSAGFAVYPQDMEGAAFARDHGEQARVLLRKARLAAAVAVEAVALSVGDGEGKGGDAAPGVPVMGFSRILAEGGRVLETLPLSRVVVSLGGNMNAREGQRFSVWSVAYPVRGGSQEPRQPLYKGEVVLMEVRDNTSLAEIMHVGDPTWAVEPGDRLTLLPEEKGVTVRDGGGEAPRTDPLTGLFRHGDFLARWSAERERCDAFALALIRLSDEGREPEGRAAHPEQLMAEAAQLCRDLLGPQALGGRYGLNSLIFFHPGMTPDGPGGARETYAALCDELERRLRIGAAVGVACHPYLSYRKADTLENCLKALEYAMLLPAPRVGVLDSLALNISADKRYSLGDTFGAIEEYKLALLADEGNTMAWNSLGVCMAGLGRHSEARRHFGEALTRKPGDPMALYNLGTVCQSEGETAEARDCFRKCLRNAPGHVYALIRLGQLAEGEKRFAQARQYYTKAAKLAGGAALTCRHLARLCMRQGRPDEAREHLHEALLHNPQDAIALQLMARLYLDGGEDPEIAEVMARQSVALRPDLKQGWLELARALQVRGRDHDAREALLRAGER; from the coding sequence ATGCCCATGAAGCAGCCCACAGCACCCGGCGCCGCCGCGTCCGACAGTTCCCGGCCTTCCGCGCAGGCCGACCCCGTCTGTCCTCCTTCACGGGCCGCACGGTCTGCAACTCCGGCCTCGCCAATATGGCAGGTTCCGCTTACCCGGCGCGACCTGATCGCTTTCGAACACCGCCTGCGCGACGCCATGGCCCGCGTGCTGCCCTTCAAGGCGTACAGCCTGTATTTTCCCCGCGCCGCCAGCGGGCCGGAACCGCTGTGGCTGCCGCAGGAGCGCAAGCTGCTGGTGCCCCTGATGCATCAGGGCGAACAACTGGGCGTGTTCGTGGCGCGCGGCGTGCCCGCGCGCACGGCCCGCGCGCTGTCGCCGGTGCTGCCGGGCGTGGCCGGGCTGTGCCTGGAAAACCTGCAACTGTACAAGGCCAGCCTGACCGATCCGGTGACGGGCCTGGCTACCCGCCAACATTTATTGGACGCCATCGCGCGCGAGGTGGACTGCATCCGCGACTGCTTTTCCACCGCGTCGGAGGGCAAGTGCGACCTGGCCGCCGGGCATCGGGCCAGCATGGGCGTCATCGCCGTGCGCCTGGGCAGCCTGCGCGAGGTGGCGCGCGACCACGGCTACGTCTTTGCCGACCGGCTCATCGCCGCGCTGGCCGAAGAACTGCGCCGCGCCGCGCCGGAACAGGCCCTGACCGCCCGCACCGGGGACTTCGAATTCGCCCTGTTCGTGCCCGCGGGCACGTCCGGCGGCTGCCGCAAGCTGGCCGTGGACATGGTGCGCCGCCTGCGCGGGGTGACCATTACCTGCGGGCTCACCGACGAGCCGGTGGGGGTGGCCGTTTCCGCCGGGTTCGCCGTCTACCCGCAGGACATGGAAGGCGCGGCCTTTGCCCGCGACCATGGCGAACAGGCCAGGGTGCTGCTGCGCAAGGCCCGCCTTGCCGCTGCCGTGGCCGTGGAGGCCGTCGCCCTGTCCGTTGGAGATGGCGAGGGCAAGGGGGGCGACGCCGCGCCCGGCGTGCCGGTGATGGGCTTTTCGCGCATTCTGGCCGAAGGGGGCCGGGTGCTGGAAACCCTGCCCCTGTCGCGGGTGGTGGTGAGCCTTGGCGGCAACATGAACGCCCGTGAAGGGCAGCGCTTTTCCGTGTGGTCGGTGGCCTACCCCGTGCGCGGCGGCTCGCAGGAGCCACGCCAGCCCCTGTACAAGGGCGAGGTGGTGCTGATGGAGGTACGCGACAACACCTCGCTGGCCGAAATCATGCATGTGGGCGACCCCACCTGGGCGGTGGAACCCGGCGACCGGCTGACCCTGCTGCCCGAGGAAAAGGGCGTCACCGTACGCGACGGCGGCGGGGAAGCCCCGCGCACCGATCCGCTGACCGGGCTGTTCCGCCATGGCGACTTCCTGGCCCGCTGGAGCGCCGAACGCGAGCGCTGCGACGCCTTCGCCCTGGCGCTCATCCGCCTGTCGGACGAAGGCCGCGAACCGGAAGGACGCGCCGCGCATCCGGAACAGTTGATGGCAGAGGCCGCCCAACTGTGCCGCGACCTGCTGGGGCCGCAAGCCCTGGGGGGGCGCTACGGCCTGAACAGCCTGATCTTCTTCCACCCCGGCATGACGCCCGACGGGCCGGGCGGGGCGCGCGAAACCTACGCCGCGCTGTGCGACGAACTGGAACGCCGCCTGCGCATCGGGGCCGCCGTGGGGGTGGCCTGCCATCCGTACCTCAGCTACCGCAAGGCCGACACGCTGGAAAACTGCCTGAAGGCCCTGGAGTACGCCATGCTGCTGCCCGCGCCGCGCGTGGGCGTGCTGGATTCGCTGGCGCTGAACATCAGCGCTGACAAGCGCTACAGCCTGGGCGACACCTTCGGGGCCATCGAGGAATACAAGCTGGCCCTGCTGGCGGACGAAGGCAACACCATGGCCTGGAACTCGCTGGGGGTGTGCATGGCCGGGCTGGGGCGGCATTCCGAGGCGCGCCGCCACTTCGGCGAGGCGCTGACGCGCAAGCCCGGCGACCCCATGGCCCTGTACAACCTGGGCACCGTGTGCCAGTCCGAGGGCGAAACGGCGGAAGCGCGCGACTGCTTCCGCAAATGCCTGCGCAACGCGCCGGGGCACGTCTACGCCCTGATCCGCCTGGGGCAACTGGCCGAAGGCGAGAAACGCTTCGCCCAGGCCCGCCAGTACTACACCAAGGCCGCGAAACTGGCCGGCGGCGCGGCGCTGACCTGCCGCCACCTGGCCCGGCTGTGCATGCGCCAGGGCCGCCCGGACGAGGCCCGCGAACACCTGCACGAGGCGTTGCTGCACAACCCGCAGGACGCCATCGCCTTGCAGCTCATGGCCCGGCTGTACCTGGACGGCGGCGAGGATCCGGAAATCGCGGAAGTGATGGCCCGGCAAAGCGTGGCCCTGCGGCCCGACCTGAAACAGGGCTGGCTGGAACTGGCCCGCGCCCTGCAGGTCCGCGGGCGCGACCATGACGCCCGCGAGGCCCTGCTGCGGGCCGGGGAACGCTGA